In Thermodesulfobacteriota bacterium, a single genomic region encodes these proteins:
- a CDS encoding metal ABC transporter permease, protein MSAILTEFINSYFLWRDPMIVGAVSGAVCGFVGVYVVLRRIIFVSAALTQISSFGVALSFYLEGLSMGAASSLVHPFLLSIVFTSLAAVFFAAKRDFSRISQEGVIGFGFLIASGAVIILGDRITKGAHDIADILFGSAVVVDPRDVYVIPAVALAAIVIHIVYFKDFVFVSFDEETARLFKYPVRALNTALLITIAAVAAVTTRALGALPVFAFLALPPLTSLYLTERLRLVFIFSVIIGALSATLGYFFSFVLSIPTGASMTVCASVFFILGLLWREVKVRT, encoded by the coding sequence GTGAGCGCGATATTAACGGAATTTATAAACAGCTATTTCCTCTGGCGCGACCCGATGATAGTGGGCGCGGTGTCGGGGGCGGTGTGCGGATTTGTGGGCGTATACGTCGTGCTCAGGAGAATAATATTCGTAAGCGCCGCGCTCACTCAAATATCGAGCTTCGGCGTGGCCCTGTCATTCTATCTGGAAGGGCTGAGCATGGGCGCCGCCTCGTCCCTTGTACATCCTTTCTTACTCTCGATCGTGTTCACTTCCCTGGCAGCCGTCTTCTTCGCGGCTAAGAGGGATTTTTCACGTATAAGCCAGGAAGGCGTGATCGGGTTCGGGTTTTTAATCGCTTCGGGGGCGGTAATAATCCTGGGAGACAGGATAACCAAAGGCGCTCACGACATCGCGGATATACTGTTCGGCAGCGCAGTCGTGGTAGACCCGAGGGACGTCTACGTTATTCCTGCTGTCGCTTTGGCTGCTATCGTTATACACATCGTTTACTTTAAAGACTTCGTATTCGTTTCCTTCGACGAAGAAACGGCGCGGTTATTCAAATACCCCGTGAGGGCGCTGAACACGGCTTTACTCATCACTATCGCGGCCGTGGCCGCCGTCACGACAAGGGCCCTGGGGGCGCTCCCCGTCTTTGCCTTCCTCGCGCTCCCGCCGCTAACTTCCCTATATCTGACGGAAAGGCTCAGGCTCGTTTTCATATTTTCGGTAATTATAGGCGCTCTATCGGCGACGCTCGGATATTTCTTTTCATTCGTATTATCTATCCCGACAGGGGCGTCGATGACGGTATGCGCATCGGTATTTTTCATCCTCGGGCTCCTGTGGCGCGAGGTAAAGGTCAGGACCTGA
- a CDS encoding thermonuclease family protein yields the protein MRNHDAIKITIFFYALFLIPSCSKYEKVEDDLDFLKYEYFTCDVVRVADGESFFCQPPDMEIEKIRLIGISVPDEREIEAMKYCESILRRGTLVKIEPGKESNRGSGDIPAYVFVPGGKMLNVLLLEKGYAEPVLNEVNEKYRHLFVAAEKKEKTEETENEDKPPWLK from the coding sequence ATGAGAAACCATGACGCAATCAAAATAACTATCTTTTTCTACGCACTGTTTTTAATCCCGTCATGCAGCAAGTACGAGAAGGTCGAGGACGACCTGGATTTCCTCAAATACGAGTATTTCACATGCGACGTCGTGAGGGTCGCTGACGGAGAGAGCTTCTTTTGCCAGCCGCCCGATATGGAGATAGAAAAAATCAGGCTCATAGGGATAAGCGTCCCGGACGAGCGCGAAATCGAGGCGATGAAGTACTGCGAATCAATACTGAGGAGAGGAACGCTCGTAAAAATAGAGCCCGGGAAAGAATCGAATAGGGGATCAGGCGATATTCCGGCTTACGTATTCGTACCCGGAGGGAAGATGCTCAACGTGCTCCTCCTGGAGAAGGGATACGCGGAGCCCGTACTGAACGAGGTAAATGAAAAGTACAGGCACCTGTTCGTCGCGGCCGAGAAAAAAGAAAAGACCGAAGAGACCGAAAACGAAGATAAGCCGCCCTGGCTCAAATAA
- a CDS encoding DUF3299 domain-containing protein: MTDRKKIKWNRVLTRTFVVFSIMFVPALGIHYRPKPDFDYSTVNAFETENGAIKADFDFLGGFDYERDERIPEKVKELNSKTVSVTGFMLPIDFDSDVVKSFMLLNNQMGCCFGVMPRVNEFVYVDMPEGISTKYMTDIPLRVTGRLEVVKGNLVGGIYSMTADKVEAVNNY; encoded by the coding sequence TTGACGGACAGGAAAAAAATAAAGTGGAACAGGGTGCTGACCAGAACCTTCGTTGTCTTCAGTATTATGTTCGTGCCCGCGCTCGGCATACATTACAGGCCGAAACCCGACTTCGATTATTCCACGGTCAATGCTTTTGAGACCGAAAACGGCGCCATAAAAGCCGACTTCGACTTCCTCGGAGGCTTCGACTACGAAAGGGACGAGAGAATCCCGGAGAAAGTAAAGGAGCTTAACAGTAAGACTGTGAGTGTTACAGGGTTCATGCTCCCGATCGATTTCGACTCGGACGTGGTCAAGAGCTTCATGCTGCTGAACAACCAGATGGGTTGCTGCTTCGGGGTGATGCCGAGGGTAAACGAATTCGTGTACGTGGATATGCCCGAAGGGATAAGTACGAAATACATGACGGACATTCCGCTCAGGGTTACTGGCAGGCTCGAAGTTGTGAAAGGGAACCTAGTGGGCGGAATATACTCGATGACCGCCGACAAGGTCGAAGCCGTTAATAACTATTGA
- a CDS encoding Trm112 family protein has protein sequence MLDKELLDIIACPETKQDLVLAEPELIEKINALIEKGVLMNRSKQKVSEKIDGGLIRKEDRKYLYPIRDDIPILLIDESISLEAVNSY, from the coding sequence ATGCTGGATAAAGAATTGCTCGATATAATCGCGTGTCCCGAAACAAAGCAGGACCTTGTACTCGCGGAGCCCGAGCTGATCGAAAAGATTAACGCTCTCATCGAGAAGGGAGTGCTTATGAACAGGTCGAAACAGAAGGTATCCGAGAAGATCGACGGCGGGCTTATTCGGAAAGAAGACCGTAAATACCTGTATCCGATAAGGGACGACATCCCCATACTCCTGATTGACGAGTCCATATCCCTCGAAGCGGTCAATAGTTATTAA
- the rpmB gene encoding 50S ribosomal protein L28: MSQKCAITGKSPLVGNNVSHANNKVKRRQNPNLQWKHIFVPEFGRNVRIRVSTRALRTISKKGISAFLKDNGLTLKDLV, from the coding sequence ATGTCTCAGAAATGCGCAATAACCGGAAAAAGCCCGCTTGTCGGGAATAACGTCTCGCACGCCAACAACAAGGTGAAACGCCGCCAGAACCCGAACCTCCAGTGGAAGCACATCTTCGTGCCCGAGTTCGGCCGGAACGTCAGGATCAGGGTTTCGACGCGTGCCCTCAGGACAATCAGCAAGAAGGGAATCTCCGCATTCCTCAAGGACAACGGGCTCACCCTGAAGGACCTCGTTTAG
- a CDS encoding YkvA family protein, protein MRVYSKIGTEQYILKAIAKAGKLLNDRKAVVNLAGSATAKIESGSRRIASIKSDLVTLTELLKAWINGEYREIPWSTLLLGTGAVIYFVNPLDAIPDILPATGLLDDASVIGFVLASAKNDIEKFRKYKTGAALSGASD, encoded by the coding sequence ATGCGGGTTTATTCGAAAATCGGAACGGAACAATATATCCTCAAAGCTATCGCGAAGGCGGGGAAACTGCTTAACGACAGGAAAGCCGTCGTAAATCTCGCAGGCTCCGCAACCGCGAAAATTGAATCCGGCAGCCGCAGGATTGCTTCCATAAAGAGCGACTTGGTTACACTGACCGAGCTACTCAAGGCCTGGATAAACGGCGAGTACAGGGAGATACCCTGGTCGACGCTTCTACTGGGAACGGGAGCCGTCATTTACTTCGTAAACCCGCTCGACGCTATACCCGACATATTGCCGGCAACGGGGCTTTTGGACGACGCGAGCGTGATAGGGTTCGTGCTGGCGTCGGCGAAGAACGACATTGAGAAGTTCAGGAAATATAAGACCGGCGCGGCGCTCTCCGGCGCTTCCGATTAA
- the acs gene encoding acetate--CoA ligase — protein MADAEKTIEDLLTEGRTFTPGKKLRKNANVNSEAVYKKAARDREKFWANFAKELDWFKKWRKVLKWKVPHAKWFVGGKLNVSYNCLDRHINTARKNKAAIIWEGESGESVTLTYQELYREVNKFANVLKDLGVKRGDRVTIYLPMVPELAIAMLACARIGAPHSIVFGGFSAESLRDRINDSKARVLITSDGGYRRGGIVPLKKNSDDALTDTPSIEKVVVVKRVGDKAEIKMKRGRDFWWHELMEKSQSYCEPERMDSEDMLFMLYTSGTTGKPKGIVHTTGGYLVGVYATMKWVFDLKEEDTYWCTADIGWVTGHSYIIYGPLANGATSLMYEGAPDYPDIGRFWAIVEKYRVNIFYTAPTAIRAFMRWGEEYPKKYDLSSLRLLGSVGEPINPEAWMWYYVHIGNSRCPIVDTWWQTETGSILITPLPGITKLKPGSATKPFPGIQADIVDESGKTIKEGAGYLVLRNPWPSMLRTIYGDPKRYVDQYWSRFPGLYFTGDGAKRDKDGYFWLLGRVDDVMNVAGHRISTMEVESALVDHHSVAEAAVIGRHDELKGQAIVAFTTLKKSARHHDGITEELRNHVAKKIGAIAKPDEIIFTAELPKTRSGKIMRRLLKNIAEGAVLGDTTTLADPNVVHNLKEQFEHLEG, from the coding sequence ATGGCTGACGCCGAAAAAACCATAGAGGATTTGCTTACCGAAGGCCGCACATTTACGCCTGGCAAGAAGCTTAGAAAGAACGCTAACGTCAACAGCGAGGCTGTTTATAAGAAAGCCGCCCGCGACAGGGAGAAGTTCTGGGCGAATTTCGCGAAGGAGCTCGACTGGTTCAAGAAATGGAGGAAGGTGCTCAAGTGGAAGGTCCCCCACGCCAAGTGGTTCGTCGGCGGGAAGCTGAACGTCTCCTACAACTGTCTCGACAGGCATATAAACACGGCGAGGAAGAACAAGGCTGCGATAATATGGGAGGGTGAATCGGGGGAGAGCGTTACGCTTACATACCAGGAACTCTACAGGGAAGTGAACAAGTTCGCGAACGTGCTCAAGGATCTCGGAGTAAAGAGGGGGGACAGGGTTACGATATACCTCCCTATGGTCCCCGAGCTCGCTATAGCCATGCTCGCGTGCGCCCGGATTGGCGCGCCGCACAGCATAGTATTCGGAGGGTTCAGCGCCGAGAGCCTCAGGGACAGGATAAACGATTCCAAGGCGAGGGTGCTCATCACGTCGGACGGCGGATACAGGAGGGGAGGGATAGTCCCCCTCAAAAAGAACTCCGACGACGCGCTTACGGATACGCCGAGCATCGAAAAGGTCGTCGTCGTGAAAAGGGTCGGCGACAAAGCCGAAATCAAAATGAAAAGAGGACGGGACTTCTGGTGGCACGAGCTCATGGAGAAGTCGCAATCTTATTGCGAGCCCGAGAGGATGGACAGCGAGGACATGCTCTTCATGCTCTATACGAGCGGGACCACCGGAAAGCCCAAGGGGATCGTGCACACGACGGGCGGTTATCTCGTCGGGGTTTATGCGACCATGAAATGGGTGTTCGACTTGAAAGAAGAGGACACATACTGGTGCACGGCGGACATCGGATGGGTCACGGGGCACAGCTATATAATCTACGGCCCGCTCGCTAACGGGGCCACCTCGCTCATGTACGAGGGCGCGCCCGACTATCCCGACATCGGAAGGTTCTGGGCAATAGTGGAAAAATACCGTGTGAATATCTTTTACACCGCCCCAACGGCGATAAGGGCGTTTATGAGGTGGGGCGAGGAATACCCGAAGAAATACGACCTGAGCTCGCTCCGGCTGCTGGGTTCCGTCGGTGAGCCTATAAACCCGGAGGCGTGGATGTGGTACTACGTCCATATCGGAAACAGCAGGTGTCCGATAGTCGATACGTGGTGGCAGACCGAGACGGGCTCCATACTCATTACGCCCCTCCCCGGCATCACTAAATTAAAACCGGGCTCGGCCACGAAGCCCTTTCCCGGAATTCAGGCCGACATAGTCGACGAAAGCGGCAAGACGATCAAGGAAGGGGCGGGGTACCTCGTGCTGAGAAATCCTTGGCCCTCCATGCTGAGAACTATATACGGCGATCCCAAACGCTACGTCGATCAATACTGGAGCAGGTTCCCGGGGCTCTATTTCACGGGCGACGGTGCCAAGAGGGACAAGGACGGATACTTCTGGCTACTCGGGCGCGTGGACGACGTGATGAACGTGGCAGGGCACAGGATAAGCACTATGGAGGTGGAGAGCGCACTCGTCGACCATCACTCGGTCGCCGAGGCCGCCGTCATCGGCAGGCACGACGAGCTCAAGGGGCAGGCCATAGTCGCATTCACGACGCTAAAGAAGAGCGCGAGGCATCATGACGGCATTACTGAAGAATTGAGAAACCACGTCGCCAAGAAGATAGGGGCGATTGCGAAGCCGGACGAGATAATATTTACAGCCGAGCTTCCGAAGACGAGGAGCGGAAAGATAATGAGGCGTCTCCTCAAGAACATCGCCGAAGGGGCCGTCCTCGGCGATACTACGACACTCGCCGACCCGAATGTAGTCCACAACCTCAAGGAGCAGTTCGAGCACCTGGAAGGTTAG
- a CDS encoding TldD/PmbA family protein, which translates to MGKIRETGSFVVFLVLILAVSAPFAGASGPGDPQAQRSDLAVLSAMQDELERSQKKLRLEGYEDPYFISYQIKDNEFYSIEGKYGAVVSSDRSRVRRLFVDVRVGDYGFDNSMKGRSGGGIPFDGSSSVPLDNDPAAIRTVLWQVTDYAYKEALAQYLNKKAVNVQEVKAEDFGSFTREKPHVFYGPELALTFDPGKWEATVREISSIYKDYKELLNADLSVTAQKETVYFINTEGTQYVRDEILYSIDAEVTARAEDGKVIENYRNLYYVTPEDIPPVDELKKTIREMVEDTIKMRKAEALPPLSVPALLEPEAAGVVFHEAVGHRLEGERQIDDDEGQTFKDKVGKKIIPGFLSIIDDPSMKSFNGTHLMGYYPFDDQGVPGQRTVLVENGVLKNFLMSRTPIEGFRKSNGHGRASYGQSPVARMSNTIIESSKEYPKDRLKELLIEEVRRQKKPFGLIIKNMRGGETNTSSYNFQAFRGTPLVLYKVDPETGEETPVRDIEIVGTPIVTVNKIIATGDDYAVFNGFCGAESGYIPVSTVAPSILVSEMEFQRESSKKEKPPLLPPPAFDTVK; encoded by the coding sequence ATGGGCAAAATTCGCGAAACCGGCAGCTTCGTAGTGTTTCTCGTTCTTATATTGGCAGTCTCTGCGCCATTTGCTGGAGCGTCGGGACCGGGCGACCCGCAGGCTCAGAGGAGCGACCTTGCCGTACTGAGCGCGATGCAGGACGAGCTCGAGAGGTCGCAGAAAAAACTCAGGCTCGAGGGTTACGAAGACCCCTATTTCATCAGCTATCAGATAAAGGACAATGAATTTTACAGCATAGAGGGCAAGTACGGCGCGGTCGTCTCGTCGGACAGGAGCAGGGTAAGGCGTCTCTTCGTCGATGTGCGCGTGGGGGACTACGGCTTCGATAATTCCATGAAAGGCAGGTCGGGGGGCGGCATCCCGTTCGACGGGTCATCGTCCGTGCCTCTCGATAACGATCCAGCGGCGATAAGGACGGTCCTCTGGCAGGTAACGGACTACGCTTACAAAGAGGCGCTTGCGCAGTATCTAAATAAAAAGGCCGTAAACGTGCAGGAGGTCAAGGCTGAGGATTTCGGCAGCTTTACCAGAGAAAAACCCCATGTTTTTTACGGCCCCGAGCTTGCTCTCACGTTCGACCCCGGCAAATGGGAAGCGACCGTTAGAGAGATTTCCTCGATATATAAGGATTATAAAGAGCTCCTCAATGCGGACCTTTCAGTCACTGCTCAGAAGGAGACCGTCTATTTCATCAACACTGAGGGGACACAGTACGTAAGGGACGAAATCCTTTACTCCATAGACGCCGAGGTTACGGCGAGGGCTGAGGACGGAAAGGTCATAGAGAACTACAGGAACCTCTACTACGTTACGCCTGAAGATATCCCGCCCGTGGATGAACTCAAAAAGACGATACGGGAAATGGTCGAAGATACGATCAAAATGAGAAAAGCCGAGGCTCTCCCGCCGCTGAGCGTGCCAGCTCTGCTCGAGCCTGAGGCCGCGGGCGTAGTTTTTCACGAAGCGGTAGGGCACAGGCTCGAAGGGGAAAGACAGATCGACGACGATGAGGGACAGACCTTCAAGGACAAGGTCGGGAAAAAGATAATCCCCGGCTTTCTCTCGATCATTGACGACCCGTCGATGAAGAGCTTTAACGGGACGCACCTCATGGGTTATTATCCGTTCGACGACCAGGGAGTCCCCGGACAGAGGACGGTGCTAGTCGAGAACGGCGTCCTCAAGAATTTCCTGATGTCCCGCACGCCTATAGAAGGGTTTCGGAAATCGAACGGCCACGGGAGAGCGTCCTACGGTCAGTCCCCTGTCGCGAGGATGAGCAACACGATAATCGAGTCCTCGAAAGAATATCCTAAGGACAGATTGAAGGAGCTGCTGATCGAGGAGGTCAGGCGTCAGAAAAAACCCTTCGGCCTGATTATTAAGAACATGAGGGGCGGCGAGACCAACACCTCCTCTTATAACTTCCAGGCATTCAGGGGCACTCCGCTCGTGCTGTATAAGGTCGACCCAGAGACAGGCGAGGAGACCCCCGTGAGGGACATCGAGATCGTAGGGACGCCCATAGTCACCGTGAACAAGATAATCGCGACCGGGGACGACTACGCGGTCTTCAACGGGTTCTGCGGGGCCGAGTCCGGGTACATCCCCGTTTCGACGGTAGCGCCCAGCATACTCGTTTCCGAGATGGAGTTCCAGCGCGAGTCCTCGAAAAAAGAAAAACCGCCGCTCCTCCCTCCGCCCGCTTTCGACACGGTGAAATGA
- the uppP gene encoding undecaprenyl-diphosphatase UppP produces MDFIQSLVLGAVQGITEFFPISSTAHLALLPWFFSWKDQGLPFNVALHVGSLIAILFYFWRDWVLIIRDFLKSVAERSFEGRPSGKIGMFLLIGTIPGALSGFLFEEQAAGVLRHPLSIAFTLSAFGLLLYISDRFSKRDKSVEDMDLTDCIIIGLSQALAIIPGVSRSGVTITGAMFRNFRRDEAARFSFLLAAPLIAGAGIFESRHLAYSDVVSAPFIAGFIASAVFAFLAIKYLLRFVRKESYTLFVIYRLILAVLIVFMYLK; encoded by the coding sequence GTGGATTTTATACAGTCATTGGTGCTCGGCGCGGTCCAGGGGATAACGGAGTTCTTCCCTATAAGCAGCACTGCCCACCTCGCGCTGCTCCCGTGGTTCTTTTCGTGGAAAGACCAGGGCCTGCCCTTCAACGTGGCGCTCCACGTCGGGAGCCTTATCGCGATCCTTTTCTATTTCTGGCGGGACTGGGTGCTCATAATAAGAGATTTTTTAAAGAGCGTCGCAGAAAGGAGCTTCGAGGGACGTCCGAGCGGTAAAATAGGCATGTTCCTGCTGATCGGGACTATCCCTGGGGCTTTATCCGGATTCCTCTTCGAAGAGCAGGCGGCCGGGGTCCTCCGTCACCCCCTGTCTATCGCCTTTACGCTTTCCGCTTTCGGACTTCTCCTCTATATTTCCGACAGGTTTTCTAAAAGAGACAAATCGGTCGAGGACATGGATCTCACGGACTGTATAATCATCGGCCTCTCTCAGGCCCTCGCGATAATCCCCGGCGTCTCCCGTTCCGGGGTCACGATCACGGGCGCTATGTTCAGGAACTTCAGGCGCGACGAGGCAGCCAGGTTCTCGTTCCTCCTCGCGGCGCCGCTCATAGCGGGGGCGGGGATATTCGAATCCCGTCACCTCGCTTACTCGGACGTCGTCAGCGCCCCGTTTATTGCGGGTTTCATAGCGTCCGCTGTCTTCGCGTTCCTCGCCATAAAATATCTGCTCAGGTTCGTCAGGAAGGAGAGCTACACGCTCTTCGTCATATACCGCCTGATTCTCGCCGTGCTCATTGTGTTCATGTACCTGAAATAG
- the uvrA gene encoding excinuclease ABC subunit UvrA: MDFIKITGAREHNLKDISLKLPRRKLVVITGISGSGKSSLAFDTLFAEGQRRYIESLSAYARQFVEQIGKPDVDSIEGLSPSISVDQKTFQRNPRSTVGTITEIYDFLRLLYARLGTPYCPDCGVEISAQSLERMTERVAGLGEGEKVSIFSPIVQGRKGEYRKELEELRREGFVKVRIDGKLHDLDEEIRLNKQKKHTIELLVDVVVIRPGEVKGRVNESLKLALKRSGGVAKAETDSGITLSLSDKFACPECGMSYPEISPRLFSFNSPYGSCPTCQGLGETWFCDPELLVDEELSIDDGAIIPWRNSNYFKKLTEGVAEYYGIDTSVPFRKLPAKFKKIIIHGSGGEEITIRRERRGRSLRYKDTYAGVAGIITEWYKETDSPPVREKLAQFMRTAECPDCKGSRLRKEALSILFGGKSIYDVVTMSSENCIVFFRGIDLTPREREIGDRIIKEINSRLTFLTDVGLGYLTLDRSAPTLSGGEAQRIRLATQVGSKLTGITYVLDEPTIGLHPRDNRRLIDTLKSLRDGGNTIIVVEHDEETIRSADFIVDIGPGAGEKGGRIVAEGNVHELISHRESLTGGYLSGRVGIPVPGSRRKPKGFITIEGASEHNLKYFDVSFPLGVFTCVTGVSGSGKSTLVIDTLYNALGRKLYRSKEKVGKYERLSGIGDIDKVINVEQSPIGRTPRSNPATYTGIFAPIRDLYSMLPQANIRGYKPGRFSFNVREGRCGVCLGHGVVKIEMHFLPDVYVTCERCGGSRYNSETLEVKYNDMSIADVLDMTVSEAARFFENVPHIKSRLDVLNAVGLEYIRLGQPATTLSGGEAQRIKLSKELARRSTGSTLYILDEPTIGLHFDDVRKLLDVLQRLTDMGNTVIVIEHNLDVIKCADHVIDMGPEGGENGGRIVAEGTPEEVAGTDGSYTGAYLGEVLGGKTPRRRGVS, encoded by the coding sequence TTGGACTTCATAAAAATAACGGGTGCGAGAGAGCACAATCTTAAAGACATTTCCCTGAAGCTGCCCAGAAGGAAGCTGGTCGTCATAACCGGAATAAGCGGGTCGGGGAAATCGTCCCTCGCCTTCGACACCCTCTTCGCCGAGGGGCAGCGGAGGTATATCGAGTCTCTCTCCGCATACGCCCGGCAGTTCGTCGAGCAGATCGGGAAGCCCGACGTGGATTCCATAGAAGGGCTGTCGCCTTCGATCTCGGTCGACCAGAAGACGTTTCAGAGGAACCCGCGCTCCACTGTCGGCACGATTACCGAGATATACGACTTTTTGAGGCTCCTCTACGCGCGGCTCGGCACGCCTTACTGCCCCGACTGCGGTGTGGAGATCTCCGCACAGAGCCTCGAAAGGATGACGGAGCGCGTTGCCGGCCTGGGCGAGGGAGAGAAGGTCTCGATTTTCTCACCTATTGTGCAGGGGAGGAAAGGGGAGTACAGAAAGGAGCTCGAAGAGCTCAGGAGGGAGGGCTTTGTAAAGGTCAGGATAGACGGGAAGCTCCATGACCTCGACGAGGAGATCAGGCTCAACAAGCAGAAAAAGCACACCATAGAATTGCTCGTGGACGTCGTAGTCATCCGCCCGGGCGAGGTGAAGGGCAGGGTAAACGAGTCCCTGAAATTGGCGCTAAAGCGCTCGGGCGGAGTGGCGAAGGCTGAGACGGACTCGGGCATAACACTCAGCCTCAGCGACAAGTTCGCCTGTCCCGAATGCGGGATGAGCTACCCTGAAATCTCACCGCGCCTCTTTTCGTTTAACTCCCCTTACGGCTCCTGCCCGACCTGTCAGGGTCTGGGGGAGACCTGGTTCTGCGACCCGGAGCTCCTCGTCGACGAAGAGCTTTCGATCGACGACGGGGCGATAATACCGTGGCGGAACTCGAATTACTTCAAAAAATTGACCGAGGGCGTCGCCGAATATTACGGCATCGATACCTCCGTTCCGTTCAGGAAGCTGCCCGCGAAATTCAAAAAGATCATCATACACGGCTCGGGCGGCGAGGAGATAACCATCAGGAGGGAAAGAAGGGGTCGTTCGCTCAGATACAAAGATACATACGCCGGCGTCGCCGGGATAATCACGGAATGGTACAAGGAGACCGATTCCCCCCCTGTCCGCGAAAAGCTCGCCCAGTTCATGCGGACTGCAGAGTGCCCGGACTGCAAGGGGTCGAGGCTCAGGAAAGAGGCCCTCTCTATACTCTTCGGCGGTAAATCCATATACGACGTCGTAACCATGTCGTCTGAGAACTGCATCGTGTTTTTCCGCGGCATCGATCTCACGCCGAGGGAAAGGGAAATCGGGGACCGTATCATCAAGGAGATAAATTCACGCCTCACGTTTTTAACCGATGTGGGACTCGGATACCTCACGCTCGACCGCTCGGCCCCCACGCTCTCGGGCGGCGAGGCCCAGAGGATAAGGCTCGCGACCCAGGTGGGCTCGAAGCTGACGGGCATAACATACGTGCTCGACGAGCCCACGATAGGTCTTCACCCTAGGGACAACCGGAGGCTTATAGATACGCTCAAATCGCTCCGCGACGGGGGCAATACGATCATCGTCGTCGAGCACGATGAAGAGACGATAAGGAGCGCCGATTTCATCGTCGATATAGGGCCTGGGGCGGGGGAGAAGGGCGGAAGGATAGTTGCCGAGGGCAATGTGCACGAGCTTATTAGCCACCGCGAGTCTCTCACCGGAGGCTATCTCTCGGGAAGGGTAGGGATACCCGTGCCAGGGTCGCGGAGAAAGCCCAAGGGCTTTATAACCATAGAAGGGGCGTCCGAGCATAATTTGAAATACTTCGACGTCTCTTTTCCGCTGGGGGTCTTCACGTGCGTGACGGGCGTTTCGGGCTCGGGAAAGAGCACTCTCGTCATAGATACGCTCTATAACGCCCTGGGGCGCAAGCTCTACAGGAGCAAGGAGAAGGTCGGGAAATACGAAAGACTCTCAGGCATCGGGGATATAGACAAGGTGATCAACGTGGAGCAGTCGCCGATCGGAAGGACCCCGAGGTCTAACCCCGCCACTTACACGGGCATATTCGCGCCGATAAGAGACCTGTATTCTATGCTGCCCCAGGCCAACATCAGGGGATACAAGCCGGGCAGGTTCAGCTTCAACGTCAGGGAAGGCAGGTGCGGCGTCTGCCTCGGCCACGGCGTCGTGAAGATAGAGATGCATTTCCTGCCCGATGTCTACGTGACGTGCGAGAGGTGCGGGGGCAGCAGGTATAACTCCGAGACTCTAGAAGTAAAATACAACGACATGAGCATCGCGGACGTTCTGGACATGACCGTCAGCGAGGCCGCCCGGTTTTTCGAGAACGTCCCGCATATAAAATCGAGGCTCGACGTGTTGAATGCCGTCGGGCTCGAATACATAAGGCTGGGGCAGCCGGCGACCACACTTTCGGGCGGCGAGGCCCAGCGCATAAAGCTCTCGAAGGAGCTCGCCCGCCGCTCAACGGGGAGCACCCTCTACATACTGGACGAGCCGACCATAGGTCTCCATTTCGACGACGTGAGGAAGCTACTCGACGTCCTTCAGCGGCTCACCGATATGGGGAACACGGTCATAGTGATCGAGCACAATCTCGACGTGATCAAATGCGCCGACCATGTGATAGATATGGGGCCCGAGGGAGGCGAGAACGGAGGGCGTATCGTGGCCGAGGGGACGCCCGAAGAGGTGGCAGGGACGGACGGGTCGTATACAGGCGCCTACCTGGGAGAAGTGCTGGGCGGAAAGACACCCCGGCGGAGAGGGGTGAGCTGA